In one window of Skermanella rosea DNA:
- a CDS encoding pentapeptide repeat-containing protein, with translation MTPHELLAIIDRHDRWLSRRTGGARACLAMADLRGMHLADTNLQRVKLSGAILTGCDLKRSDLSEADLFAADLKAADLTGANLQRADLRGAHLRGARLRGANLRDADLRGGALLDHKGDSTLTVQRSDLHGADFDDGLLARANLSGADMSEAKLNGADCTGALMAGVNLSGASLRDADLGSADLKGANLSGANLSGASLKDANLTGATLLGANLRNADLMGATLDGVDLTGVDCTGANIRRNADQFPRTIQQSLESHYAWVRSGGSKGARADLAGQDLSHIDLTRVNLSGANLRGIDLSGATLREALVVMSDLSDAVLRDVDFTGATLDGTNLRGSDLSGARLDGAKLGSVDIKSGVGRAAGRRWPVNLTGAKLAGASLVGANLRDVNLAFADLGGADLTDAVLIDANLTGAVLDGAKLDGAILPASADDD, from the coding sequence ATGACTCCGCACGAGCTGCTGGCCATCATCGACAGGCACGACCGCTGGCTCTCCCGGCGCACCGGCGGTGCCCGGGCCTGCCTTGCCATGGCCGACCTCCGGGGGATGCATCTGGCCGACACCAACCTGCAGAGGGTCAAGCTGTCCGGCGCGATCCTCACCGGCTGCGACCTCAAGCGGAGCGACCTGTCGGAAGCCGACCTGTTCGCCGCCGACCTGAAGGCGGCCGACCTGACCGGCGCCAACCTGCAGCGCGCCGACCTGCGGGGCGCCCATCTCCGCGGCGCGCGGCTGCGCGGCGCCAACCTTCGCGACGCGGACCTCAGGGGCGGCGCGCTGCTCGACCACAAGGGCGACAGCACCCTGACCGTTCAGCGCTCGGACCTGCACGGCGCCGATTTCGACGACGGCCTGCTGGCCCGCGCCAACCTGTCCGGGGCCGACATGTCGGAGGCGAAGCTCAACGGGGCCGACTGCACGGGCGCCCTGATGGCCGGGGTCAATCTATCCGGAGCCAGCCTGCGGGACGCGGATCTCGGCTCGGCCGACCTCAAGGGCGCCAACCTGAGCGGGGCCAACCTGTCCGGCGCATCCCTGAAGGACGCGAACCTGACCGGGGCGACCCTGCTGGGCGCCAACCTGCGGAACGCGGACCTGATGGGGGCGACGCTGGACGGCGTCGACCTGACCGGCGTCGACTGCACGGGCGCCAACATCCGGAGGAACGCCGACCAGTTCCCCCGGACGATCCAGCAGAGCCTGGAAAGCCACTACGCCTGGGTCAGGAGCGGCGGCTCGAAGGGAGCCCGCGCCGACCTCGCCGGCCAGGATCTCTCCCATATCGACCTGACGCGGGTGAATCTCAGCGGGGCCAACCTCCGCGGGATCGACCTGTCCGGGGCCACGCTCCGGGAAGCGCTGGTCGTCATGTCGGACCTGTCCGACGCCGTCCTGCGCGACGTGGACTTCACCGGGGCGACCCTGGACGGCACCAACCTGCGGGGCAGCGACCTCAGCGGCGCGCGGCTGGACGGCGCCAAGCTGGGGTCGGTCGACATCAAGAGCGGCGTCGGCCGCGCCGCCGGGCGCCGGTGGCCGGTCAACCTGACCGGGGCCAAGCTGGCCGGCGCCAGTCTCGTCGGCGCCAACCTCCGGGACGTCAACCTCGCCTTCGCCGACCTCGGCGGCGCCGACCTGACCGACGCGGTCCTGATCGACGCCAACCTGACCGGGGCCGTGCTGGACGGGGCGAAGCTGGACGGTGCCATCCTGCCCGCCTCGGCGGACGACGACTGA